The Castanea sativa cultivar Marrone di Chiusa Pesio chromosome 11, ASM4071231v1 genome contains a region encoding:
- the LOC142614965 gene encoding wax ester synthase/diacylglycerol acyltransferase 11-like translates to MESEEGLRWRKQALKPIKTKTANKEGEDSVNHHQVEGEPLSPSARLFHEPHFNVYIIAIMGCKTQIRPDVAKAGLVHTLLKHPRFSSLQVVEDGGEMKWVRTKVDLEKHVIVTELDPNMDDADQYVEDYVFNLSKSSIEKTQPMWDVHLLNVKTSDAEGVAIFRIHHSLGDGTSLMSLLLACTRQISDPQALPTVPGVAYKKKKTKNAMNRSSGWWIWRCLIGFWWGWQLFWNTVVDALMFMITALFLKDTETPLKGPPGIEFTPRRIVYRTISLDDIKLVKNAMNTTINDVALGITQAGLSRYLNRKYGDSKKDDEASKTKNNLPKKIRLRSTLLINLRPTAGIQALSDMMEKDTEAKWGNWIGYVLLPFTIGLREDPLDYVRQAKATIDRKKHSFEAIFTFTVAELVLKIFGIKKASALSHSILTRTTMCFSNLVGPLEEIGYYGHPMAYLAPTSYGQPHALMINFQSYSNKMTIVLSVDEDTIPDPKQLRDDIVDSLQLIKDAVIQKGLIKEDHNLNKI, encoded by the exons ATGGAGTCTGAAGAGGGTCTCAGGTGGAGAAAGCAAGCTCTAAAACCTATCAAAACAAAGACAGCAAACAAAGAAGGAGAAGACAGTGTTAATCATCATCAGGTGGAAGGAGAGCCATTGAGTCCATCAGCTCGGTTGTTCCACGAACCACATTTTAATGTCTACATCATAGCCATCATGGGTTGCAAGACCCAAATTCGCCCGGACGTCGCTAAAGCCGGCCTGGTTCACACTTTGCTTAAGCACCCTCGCTTCTCTAGTTTGCAG gTTGTGGAGGATGGAGGAGAGATGAAGTGGGTTCGAACAAAGGTGGATTTGGAGAAACACGTTATAGTTACTGAGCTAGATCCGAACATGGATGACGCTGACCAATATGTCGAAGACTATGTGTTTAACCTGAGCAAAAGCAGTATAGAAAAGACCCAGCCGATGTGGGATGTCCACCTCTTAAACGTTAAAACCTCAGATGCAGAGGGAGTTGCAATATTCAGGATTCACCACTCTCTTGGAGATGGAACTTCTCTAATGTCACTTTTACTCGCATGTACACGACAAATCTCTGACCCTCAGGCTTTGCCAACGGTTCCAGGAGTAGCgtacaaaaagaagaagacgaaaAATGCTATGAATAGAAGCAGTGGATGGTGGATTTGGCGTTGTTTGATTGGGTTTTGGTGGGGTTGGCAGCTCTTTTGGAACACTGTGGTTGATGCTTTAATGTTTATGATCACAGCTTTGTTCTTGAAGGACACTGAAACGCCTCTCAAGGGACCACCGGGCATTGAGTTCACTCCAAGAAGAATTGTTTACCGCACGATTAGTTTGGATGATATCAAGTTAGTGAAGAACGCCATGAATACG ACCATTAATGATGTTGCTCTTGGAATTACACAGGCTGGTTTATCCCGTTATCTCAACAGAAAATATG GTGATAGTAAGAAAGATGATGAAGCAAGTAAGACGAAAAATAATCTTCCGAAGAAAATTCGCCTCCGATCAACTTTGCTGATAAATTTGAGACCAACCGCAGGGATTCAG GCTTTATCTGATATGATGGAGAAAGACACTGAAGCAAAGTGGGGAAACTGGATTGGATATGTCCTCCTCCCTTTCACCATTGGATTACGGGAAGACCCATTAGACTATGTTCGCCAAGCCAAGGCCACAATTGACCGAAAGAAGCACTCCTTTGAAGCTATTTTCACTTTCACCGTAGCTGAGTTGGTCCTCAAAATTTTTGGCATCAAG AAGGCGAGTGCTCTATCTCACAGTATTCTGACTCGCACAACCATGTGCTTCTCCAATCTAGTTGGACCCCTTGAAGAAATTGGATATTATGGACATCCAATGGCTTACCTAGCTCCAACATCTTATGGTCAACCacat GCATTGATGATAAATTTCCAAAGTTATAGTAACAAGATGACCATTGTGCTATCAGTTGATGAAGATACTATTCCTGATCCTAAACAGCTGCGCGACGATATTGTTGATTCCCTTCAGCTCATTAAGGATGCCGTCATTCAAAAAGGCCTCATCAAGGAAGATCATAACTTAAACAAAATATGA